The Primulina huaijiensis isolate GDHJ02 chromosome 17, ASM1229523v2, whole genome shotgun sequence genome window below encodes:
- the LOC140963478 gene encoding uncharacterized protein isoform X2, with amino-acid sequence MAITSDFRFWEERVPIHRQSSGYSSGDYVEFQVQKHHDQDQFSTTNSPPLWTKIPKNSPHEAKYPLLPHDHHHSSCLSPTSRSRSILAGKRELMEMIKDLPESSFELSLKDIVEDHAEVKEVVLVDEIKEANHKIGKRIIQRRNNNNKNTSSKICRTESMESGVFLLKMFLPASLISSKKRSESRKWPINNGAQPASEGSEKSQTSSKWWKITFLFLRDYKNRRNIGGNINSEISFRKNRKYFP; translated from the exons ATGGCAATAACAAGTGATTTCAGGTTCTGGGAAGAAAGGGTGCCGATTCATCGACAAAGTTCCGGCTATTCGAGTGGCGATTATGTCGAATTTCAGGTTCAAAAACACCATGATCAAGATCAATTCAGCACCACCAATTCACCTCCATTGTGGACAAAAATTCCCAAGAATTCACCACATGAAGCTAAATATCCATTGCTGCCGCACGACCACCACCACAGCAGCTGTTTATCGCCGACATCCCGTTCGCGATCAATCTTGGCTGGCAAAAGAGAGCTCATGGAGATGATTAAGGACTTGCCGGAATCGTCCTTCGAGCTCTCGTTGAAAGATATCGTTGAAGATCATGCAGAAGTGAAGGAAGTGGTGTTGGTAGATGAGATCAAGGAAGCGAATCATAAAATCGGGAAAAGAATTATCCAACGTCGGAATAATAACAACAAGAACACAAGCAGTAAAATTTGCAGAACTGAGAGCATGGAGAGTGGGGTTTTCTTGCTGAAAATGTTCCTGCCAGCGTCTTTGATCAGTTCCAAGAAGAGATCAGAATCAAGAAAATGGCCCATTAATAATGGTGCTCAGCCGGCGTCCGAGGGATCTGAGAAATCACAAACCAGTTCAAAATGGTGGAAGATTACGTTTCTATTTCTACGAGATTACAAGAACAGAAGAAATATCGGCGGAAATATTAACAGTGAGATCAGTTTCCGGAAAAACAG AAAATATTTTCCTTGA
- the LOC140962959 gene encoding photosystem I reaction center subunit N, chloroplastic-like, translating into MATMTSSVLACGYAISRPEINSKINLSPCVATPARKMPVIKAQQQVETSDSGRRAALLGLGAAIFTASISTSSANAGVIDDYLEKSKANKELNDNKRLATSGANFARAYTVQFGTCKFPENFTGCQDLAKQKKVPFLSDDLELECEGKDKYKCGSNVFWKW; encoded by the exons ATGGCCACCATGACTTCTAGCGTCCTGGCCTGTGGCTATGCCATTTCAAGGCCGGAGATCAACTCCAAGATCAATTTGTCTCCCTGCGTGGCCACCCCGGCTCGAAAAATGCCTGTGATCAAAGCCCAACAGCAGGTTGAGACTAGTGACTCAGGCCGAAGAGCTGCCCTTCTTGGTCTAGGCGCCGCCATTTTCACCGCCTCTATCTCCACTTCCTCCGCCAATGCTGGCGTAATCGATGATTATTTGGAGAAGAGCAAGGCCAACAAG GAACTGAATGACAATAAGAGACTGGCAACTAGCGGGGCGAACTTTGCTCGAGCGTACACAGTTCAGTTTGGAACATGCAAGTTCCCTGAGAACTTCACTGGCTGCCAAGATCTTGCCAAGCAAAAG AAAGTGCCATTTCTTAGCGATGACTTGGAGTTGGAATGTGAAGGGAAAGACAAATACAAGTGTGGTTCCAACGTGTTCTGGAAATGGTGA
- the LOC140962958 gene encoding BTB/POZ domain-containing protein At2g13690-like isoform X2 has translation MNDTTRLKSQPNHRRRRRNRWCCSFTTPPLSPENPTEFRSHSSKKMELTSNSPQKLPLARRILSPGRVSPIPDDPSIFHATPKEKTPPKPPTPAQKEGNLGIFYVRLSLEGRNGESLILELDSEILATNSSIFADLIADYRKNLSGGLCKIEVPDVENLNVFRETIELMLEVDIQKKLLKIGVLRAIDILEVSAGIMFARGVSSCLKYLEAVPWTEEEEEKLRDVLNSLNLDAAATAEVLDRLFTHVSVNSQQTLTKHLILSITTCTNTNARNELKALVKALLSKSSVYEKDSLELNKQDIFAICESCLVSLVSLLEEASKNDTDQKPAKKDKDKPLLERTSKQVDNINWLLDILLDHLMAEEFVDLWASQRVLHKMHENASPMVRYELSRVSATLFIAMGNRKLHCRSETRLALIQVWFRPMLSDFGWLQRCRKGIDTKALEEAMGQVLLTLPLKEQNVLFMEWFGCFSKCGMECPNLSKAFQIWWRRSFIHGLGTLGIESR, from the exons ATGAATGATACCACGCGCCTCAAATCGCAACCGAACCACCGTCGCCGCCGCCGCAACCGTTGGTGTTGCTCCTTCACTACTCCACCCCTCAGCCCGGAAAATCCAACCGAATTCCGCTCACACTCCTCTAAAAAGATGGAATTAACCTCCAACTCCCCTCAAAAGCTCCCTCTAGCCCGGCGCATCCTCTCACCTGGTCGGGTTTCACCCATCCCGGATGACCCGTCAATCTTCCATGCCACCCCGAAAGAAAAAACACCCCCCAAACCACCCACGCCTGCTCAAAAGGAGGGCAATCTGGGGATTTTCTACGTGAGGTTGAGTCTTGAGGGGAGAAATGGGGAATCTTTGATTCTGGAGCTTGACTCGGAGATTTTGGCTACAAACAGCTCAATTTTCGCGGATTTAATCGCTGACTATCGGAAGAATTTGAGTGGCGGATTGTGTAAGATTGAAGTACCCGACGTGGAGAATCTGAATGTGTTTCGTGAAACGATCGAGCTCATGCTTGAGGTGGATATTCAAAAGAAGCTCCTCAAGATTGGGGTCCTTCGAGCGATCGATATATTAGAG GTATCAGCAGGTATAATGTTTGCCAGGGGTGTTTCTTCATGTTTAAAGTACCTTGAGGCGGTACCTTGGAccgaagaagaagaggagaagCTGAGGGATGTGTTAAATAGTCTTAATCTTGATGCTGCTGCTACCGCAGAAGTCTTGGACCGGCTCTTTACCCATGTTTCTGTCAATTCCCAACAGACACTGACCAAACACCTTATTTTGTCTATTACCACCTGTACCAATACTAATGCTAGGAATGAATTGAAAGCTTTAGTTAAAGCTCTACTATCCAAAAGCTCTGTCTATGAAAAGGACTCCCTGGAGCTGAATAAGCAAGACATTTTTGCCATTTGTGAGTCATGTCTGGTTTCACTGGTCAGTCTACTTGAAGAGGCCTCCAAAAATGATACAGACCAAAAGCCTGCGAAAAAGGATAAAGATAAACCTTTGTTAGAGCGCACCTCAAAACAAGTTGACAACATAAATTGGTTGCTTGATATCCTACTCGATCACCTAATGGCTGAGGAATTCGTGGATTTATGGGCAAGCCAAAGGGTACTTCATAAAATGCATGAGAATGCATCTCCAATGGTTAGATATGAACTTAGTCGTGTATCAGCTACACTTTTTATTGCAATGGGCAACAGGAAACTGCATTGTCGGTCAGAAACAAGGTTGGCTCTGATTCAGGTATGGTTTAGACCGATGCTGTCAGACTTTGGTTGGTTACAGAGGTGCAGAAAAGGAATAGATACGAAGGCATTGGAGGAGGCTATGGGTCAAGTGCTCCTTACGCTCCCGTTGAAGGAACAAAATGTGCTCTTTATGGAGTGGTTCGGTTGTTTCTCTAAATGTGGCATGGAGTGTCCTAACCTGAGTAAAGCATTTCAAATCTGGTGGCGTCGATCATTCATCCATGGTTTGGGGACTTTAGGTATTGAGTCTAGGTGA
- the LOC140963478 gene encoding uncharacterized protein isoform X1, with product MAITSDFRFWEERVPIHRQSSGYSSGDYVEFQVQKHHDQDQFSTTNSPPLWTKIPKNSPHEAKYPLLPHDHHHSSCLSPTSRSRSILAGKRELMEMIKDLPESSFELSLKDIVEDHAEVKEVVLVDEIKEANHKIGKRIIQRRNNNNKNTSSKICRTESMESGVFLLKMFLPASLISSKKRSESRKWPINNGAQPASEGSEKSQTSSKWWKITFLFLRDYKNRRNIGGNINSEISFRKNRLVDGSCQWWLCFHRKCRSSGQSRGSLF from the exons ATGGCAATAACAAGTGATTTCAGGTTCTGGGAAGAAAGGGTGCCGATTCATCGACAAAGTTCCGGCTATTCGAGTGGCGATTATGTCGAATTTCAGGTTCAAAAACACCATGATCAAGATCAATTCAGCACCACCAATTCACCTCCATTGTGGACAAAAATTCCCAAGAATTCACCACATGAAGCTAAATATCCATTGCTGCCGCACGACCACCACCACAGCAGCTGTTTATCGCCGACATCCCGTTCGCGATCAATCTTGGCTGGCAAAAGAGAGCTCATGGAGATGATTAAGGACTTGCCGGAATCGTCCTTCGAGCTCTCGTTGAAAGATATCGTTGAAGATCATGCAGAAGTGAAGGAAGTGGTGTTGGTAGATGAGATCAAGGAAGCGAATCATAAAATCGGGAAAAGAATTATCCAACGTCGGAATAATAACAACAAGAACACAAGCAGTAAAATTTGCAGAACTGAGAGCATGGAGAGTGGGGTTTTCTTGCTGAAAATGTTCCTGCCAGCGTCTTTGATCAGTTCCAAGAAGAGATCAGAATCAAGAAAATGGCCCATTAATAATGGTGCTCAGCCGGCGTCCGAGGGATCTGAGAAATCACAAACCAGTTCAAAATGGTGGAAGATTACGTTTCTATTTCTACGAGATTACAAGAACAGAAGAAATATCGGCGGAAATATTAACAGTGAGATCAGTTTCCGGAAAAACAG ATTGGTTGATGGAAGCTGCCAGTGGTGGCTGTGCTTTCATAGGAAATGCAGATCGAGCGGACAAAGCCGAGGCAGCCTATTCTAA
- the LOC140962958 gene encoding BTB/POZ domain-containing protein At2g13690-like isoform X1: protein MNDTTRLKSQPNHRRRRRNRWCCSFTTPPLSPENPTEFRSHSSKKMELTSNSPQKLPLARRILSPGRVSPIPDDPSIFHATPKEKTPPKPPTPAQKEGNLGIFYVRLSLEGRNGESLILELDSEILATNSSIFADLIADYRKNLSGGLCKIEVPDVENLNVFRETIELMLEVDIQKKLLKIGVLRAIDILEVSAGIMFARGVSSCLKYLEAVPWTEEEEEKLRDVLNSLNLDAAATAEVLDRLFTHVSVNSQQTLTKHLILSITTCTNTNARNELKALVKALLSKSSVYEKDSLELNKQDIFAICESCLVSLVSLLEEASKNDTDQKPAKKDKDKPLLERTSKQVDNINWLLDILLDHLMAEEFVDLWASQRVLHKMHENASPMVRYELSRVSATLFIAMGNRKLHCRSETRLALIQVWFRPMLSDFGWLQRCRKGIDTKALEEAMGQVLLTLPLKEQNVLFMEWFGCFSKCGMECPNLSKAFQIWWRRSFIHGLGTLGKHSCSHFVKTLVKPFWPFLNAVKVWKVVVCVANISRVPKSMYLACVCFRMVDFTGKIQNLHCTCSRFQIQPPKTFNFLLFHCLSCIFTFKFGLQK from the exons ATGAATGATACCACGCGCCTCAAATCGCAACCGAACCACCGTCGCCGCCGCCGCAACCGTTGGTGTTGCTCCTTCACTACTCCACCCCTCAGCCCGGAAAATCCAACCGAATTCCGCTCACACTCCTCTAAAAAGATGGAATTAACCTCCAACTCCCCTCAAAAGCTCCCTCTAGCCCGGCGCATCCTCTCACCTGGTCGGGTTTCACCCATCCCGGATGACCCGTCAATCTTCCATGCCACCCCGAAAGAAAAAACACCCCCCAAACCACCCACGCCTGCTCAAAAGGAGGGCAATCTGGGGATTTTCTACGTGAGGTTGAGTCTTGAGGGGAGAAATGGGGAATCTTTGATTCTGGAGCTTGACTCGGAGATTTTGGCTACAAACAGCTCAATTTTCGCGGATTTAATCGCTGACTATCGGAAGAATTTGAGTGGCGGATTGTGTAAGATTGAAGTACCCGACGTGGAGAATCTGAATGTGTTTCGTGAAACGATCGAGCTCATGCTTGAGGTGGATATTCAAAAGAAGCTCCTCAAGATTGGGGTCCTTCGAGCGATCGATATATTAGAG GTATCAGCAGGTATAATGTTTGCCAGGGGTGTTTCTTCATGTTTAAAGTACCTTGAGGCGGTACCTTGGAccgaagaagaagaggagaagCTGAGGGATGTGTTAAATAGTCTTAATCTTGATGCTGCTGCTACCGCAGAAGTCTTGGACCGGCTCTTTACCCATGTTTCTGTCAATTCCCAACAGACACTGACCAAACACCTTATTTTGTCTATTACCACCTGTACCAATACTAATGCTAGGAATGAATTGAAAGCTTTAGTTAAAGCTCTACTATCCAAAAGCTCTGTCTATGAAAAGGACTCCCTGGAGCTGAATAAGCAAGACATTTTTGCCATTTGTGAGTCATGTCTGGTTTCACTGGTCAGTCTACTTGAAGAGGCCTCCAAAAATGATACAGACCAAAAGCCTGCGAAAAAGGATAAAGATAAACCTTTGTTAGAGCGCACCTCAAAACAAGTTGACAACATAAATTGGTTGCTTGATATCCTACTCGATCACCTAATGGCTGAGGAATTCGTGGATTTATGGGCAAGCCAAAGGGTACTTCATAAAATGCATGAGAATGCATCTCCAATGGTTAGATATGAACTTAGTCGTGTATCAGCTACACTTTTTATTGCAATGGGCAACAGGAAACTGCATTGTCGGTCAGAAACAAGGTTGGCTCTGATTCAGGTATGGTTTAGACCGATGCTGTCAGACTTTGGTTGGTTACAGAGGTGCAGAAAAGGAATAGATACGAAGGCATTGGAGGAGGCTATGGGTCAAGTGCTCCTTACGCTCCCGTTGAAGGAACAAAATGTGCTCTTTATGGAGTGGTTCGGTTGTTTCTCTAAATGTGGCATGGAGTGTCCTAACCTGAGTAAAGCATTTCAAATCTGGTGGCGTCGATCATTCATCCATGGTTTGGGGACTTTAG GAAAGCATTCATGCAGTCATTTTGTTAAAACATTGGTTAAGCCATTTTGGCCATTTCTCAACGCAGTGAAGGTTTGGAAAGTCGTTGTCTGCGTTGCTAACATATCTCGCGTACCCAAATCCATGTACCTTGCTTGCGTTTGCTTCCGAATGGTTGATTTTACAggtaaaattcaaaatcttcACTGCACTTGTTCTAGATTCCAAATTCAACCCCCCaaaacattcaattttcttctgTTTCATTGTCTTTCCTGTATTTTTACTTTCAAATTTGGTTTACAAAAATAA